From the genome of Malus sylvestris chromosome 13, drMalSylv7.2, whole genome shotgun sequence:
AACTACGTcattcttcaggtcccatgtcatcatcacattcgtcctcatcgtcatcatcatcattgtcaaccgcttggccaatgccttctcctcgtagcccagctcgaatattttccattccatatgttttcttttccttctggtgttttttattttttaataatgtggtgatgaatgccttcacttctggggggacactatcgcatcgttggacattatgtcttggatctaatccactaagatggtgcttaagtcgtgtcactccgccactcttcattacatgaccacaatatttgcaaattgtgccatgtttgtttccgtctattgggtctccatgttcccaagctggatcacgtttagacatcttaaacgtacctgtATTTATTTTGCATGGAAATTAggcaattattttttggccaaaaaatatagtagtgacggttatataagagaacctaaataataaagttattctacaaaAGAATTAAATAGGAAGTAAACAAAATGATTGTAAGGTgtagaaattataaaaataatatggaataataaaacctaatattaatgaataataaccagtttgataataaaataataaataacattaaacatattaaaattatcctagggaataattatacaacattacttaattacttcaaaaaattaacatattatTTGGTTCTTAGATCACATGCACgggtccacacaaatttttttgtataattaacCTCCTTATATATGTACATTATCTATATATCCAACTTAACTAGTGtttgtattatatattattaCAAACTGTTAAGAATTAATTAAGTGTTCTAGACaaacttctttcttttttagtgttttaaaacctttttctttctttttttgttttttgagaaaagtgttttaaaactttttaaaattgtttattctttccttttcttttccttgccgTTTCTTTTATATTCTTTGAAAATGGAGACTAAAAGGATTGATTATGGACCCTTTTCGTATGAGGTATGTAGAAATTGTTTAATCAAAATGGATAATCAGGAGCAAACGAGCTCGAACAAAGCCATAAAGCAAAGTTAGTAAATGTTTTGCCCCTCTTTTGGTGTTGGAAAGTTCATTTACGATAGTGTGAGGATGTGAAAATTAAAGAATCTCATGCATGGGTctacacaaatttttttgttattgtataaattacaataatataaatgtaagtttgtaaacttaccttaaatgtAACAAATCTGGAACTTTCGATGTCGTACGTAGCAGCAGCAAAACCTCGACGATCCTCTGCAGCTTGCCGTCTGTGAATAAATGAGAGAGAAAAGGTTTTGGAAAGGACCTGAAAGggctaagggaagaagaagaaacggaaATGTGTAATAGaggtttttcaattttcgaagggtaaaaaaatgtgtgatgatctgatactccacctctgggacgcacacggttttgaacttttggcagtgtttttttttacacacacacatgggtttGACAGTGAGAAACCACTCCACCATACATTTTTGTCTTGTCACTGTTTTTTTCACACACGGATATATCTTTTTGTCTTGTCAagatttttttcacaaaaaatgatTCTCTCCTGAGAGAATCATTTTCCTTTATTCACATTTCACATGTGATTTGAAGGTGTGTAAGGCTACATGCCTATATGGCAGTATGGGCATATGAcagtttggttcagtttcaatGGGTTTTCTTTGGATTTATTTGCAAAATTATTGGCACAAACACACTCACACAAACCTAACATCTCACAGTCACATGCACAttattttcacatcttttcaccTCTGGGTGCAAAATTATTTTCACCTATTTTCACCTGTGCAACACTctacaacacacacacacacacacacacgatgcaacacgcacacacgcacacgcaacacgcacacacacatacctttcTGGATCATTCTCTATctccctcggtctctccgtctccttctctCCCTCGGTCTATCCGTCTCCTTCACACGCACACGCAACAAGCAGAGAACACAGAGCCTTCTGTCTCCGTCTCTCCCTTGGTCCGGTCTCTCCGTAGTCCGTCGCTAGGTCACCTCATCACCTCAGTCTCTCTCAAATCTCGATCTCGATCTGGATCCTTCCCTCAGTCTCTCGAACTCGATCTTTCTCCGATTCTccccccatctcttctctgcaactcCGCCGAGTTGCTTGGGGCCTTTTTATGGTCTCTCTACACCCTGGGGGACGTGATTTTGCTGTTGTTCAGCTCGTACCCACCACCTGTGGTTTCCTCCTCCCTTTCTCACCTCCCGGCGGTGGCGACGATGAcgaatatcgcgataatatcgctaatatcgtgatattagcgatattatcacgatattttaaagatattttaattttactcaAAAAAATATCGGCCGgtcaaaaaaacgatattatcggcgaaatatcgccgataatatcgatttttAAGACATTGGTCACGGTACATTCTAACCGAAAGATATAGCATCCCTCAAACAATTATTAGAACTTGACAAGCATGAAATTACTAGATTTAGGGCTACATAACAAACCCACATGACAATCAAGATTTCCAATTTATCCATCATATGAATCACTATGTTTTACATAATACCGCAATTCATGATATACACATCTCAAGGAACAATCAACGAAACACAATATTATTCTCTAACCGCATTGGTCAACGAgtctaatcataataataacaatcacATCCAACATCATTCTACAATCACTCCAATTAATCATTTCCATGAATCAAGGATGCACGATATTAACATTTAACTACATTAATCCATCAATAAGGTCCCATATCAATtcacaaaattaaataaaggaaCCCAACATAACTCCCTACCTGGATTCCAAGTAATAACAtgataaatttaatttatacaTAATGTCTACTGTGAGCAATTCATATTCGCTCGAATCTAGGGTCGGActaaccttatggaaatgagcaagagtagggattccggaccactcaacagaatccaatCATAATATGATCGCCTATcgaaatgtaccaagtacaactaatcctcatcatccctagaatgcgtatggtctcacatcgcagatataccaagcagaaccataggcaTAATCTCATCATGTAAACAATGATCACCCATTgcgaatataccaagcatgatcacccctgaatacgtatggtcccccattacAAATATACCAAGTAGGACCATATCCtaactctaggtagtgatcacccataaCGGATATACCAAATATGATCACTCATgtaatgcgtatggtcccccattgcgGATATACCATGCAAAACCATATGCATAGTCTAATAACGTAGGCGTAGATAGTGATCACTCATCGCAAATATACCAAGTATGATCACTCTTAACAGTCCCAcattgcggatataccaagcaggactgtATCCTAtagctctaggtagtgatcacccatcgtggatatgatcactcctagaatgcgtatggtcctccattgcggatataccaagtaaAACCATAAGCATAGTCTGATAACGTAGgcgtaggcagtgatcacccatcgcggatataccaagcataatCAACACTGAAATACGTATGGTCCCCAAttgtggatataccaagcatgaccatccatgtaccattGCTACATGGTGCGGTAAATTCATcacacattatacataattgTACGCATACACGCTATCGATTCCACGTATCAACCAAGCATCTAGTCATATGGAGCACAACACAAGGAATTCCCTTAATTACTATTTCTACTAAAAATCTAATAAAGTACCTGACTCATATTCTGACTTTCATCTTTATCTCACGCTAGGTAGTAATGCTAAGTTCATATAGGTATTCAGTTGGCAATCATatccaaataattatcaaataatATTTAGATCCCATAATAATACAAATAATAAACAATAATACTTATAATGGAGTTTCCCTAGAACCTCCTACCTCATGTTCGACTACCTTTGTCAACACAAGTCCTCCAAACTTTCTAGCACAACACCTGAATCTAAACCAATTTACAAAAGCATGAACAAATGAAACCAAACACAAGTAAACGCATATTAGCAAGCAAGGAAGTGAGCAATTACAAATTATTAACTTGTGTAGCATAGACATTATTTTAGTACAACTTATACTTTAAATAACAACACTAATATAAAGCAAAAgtaatttaaagaaaaacagAATGATTAAGTACTATAGAAACCATAATCCTCCACAAAAGCCGCATAAAAACGGCTTTGATCAACGAAATTTAAACTCACTTTCAAACGCCCAATCCTGAACTAAATGGTACAAAGTTAAATGTTTTTGGAAACTTGTTTTGTGTAAATTATAACCACATAATATTGTGACTCAActttgaacatagttttggtCAACCAAAACTCAACGGAATTAAGTGAAATCAGATGGGTTTTGATCATGGACATGTCTAGTTTCAATACACAGAAGTTTGGATAAAAAGGAACTCATAAGGACCTGGAAATCGAGAGCCAAAGTAGGCTACTTGAAACATAATTTTTCTCCGTAAAATAGAAGTTTTCTGCAATAGAGCACCATACTCTTTTAATTCAAATTACAATTTCAGGACACTTCCAAGCTGTCCAGAAATCAAGTTTAACTTCTATTTCAATGTGTTACTTATATCATGCATAAATCTTCCTTTCGGCCAAAGACCACAGACATTTCAATAGAATTAAGGTATGTACTTTTCTTGTTTCTATACATTAATATAACAAATGACAAAGATAAGGAAATGAAAGGGGAAAAAGGGGCTCACCATCTTGCAAGTGAACTCGTTGCTCCATCACCTACTTTTCTCCTAATTCCTTGGCATTGGCTAGCACTTTGCTCCGTTCTCCATTGTGCTTTTCTGTATCATTCTTATCAACATCTTCATCCTCATTCCCTTCACCTTGATCCGTACCAGGTTGCATCCTCTGATAATATTATCTCTCGTAATTTCAGCACCACTCATTTGAAACCATCCAAAAGTAGGTTTGATGATTATGGGAGCTCCTCCATTCGTTATCTCtgagtttgatttttatttttttatttttccaagaAAAGGGAGTAGGGGAGTTCGCGGCGAGATAGGGACTACGGTGATGATGGTTTGATGATCTGGGTTGGTCGGATAACGTGGCTTCGACGCTGGTCGGTCATGTGTGTGTCGTATGAGGAAGGGAAAAGAGAGATGGAGTGAGAGAGTTCTGGAGAATTCCAGAAATGAGTGGAAGAGACGGGAAGGCGTGAGAGAGTCCTCCCCCGAAACCCACCACATGAAAATTAAAATCCTCATTATTCctcattaaaattaataaaatttaatataaattgtcgaaaataatataaaatctcgtTAATACAAATATGTAGTTTAcaatagtgaaatccaggaacgggatttcacaccttattttattcacttgaaaactttgaagtCTAAAAAACCTAGAAAACTTTATGTAGGCAACAtaggattaaaaatttgatttcgtAGTAACAATTTTATCTTAGTTCACCTGCCGAATAATTTATGGCTACACCAATGGAGCAGACTCTAAAGACCACATGTTTACAAGAATGGAAGGCATGGTTGACACTGGTACAAACGGTGATAACAATGGGAGCATTAAGGATCTTGTAGCTGGTGATGAGGAGGGAGAGAACTCTGTAGCTTCCGTAGAGGATCAACTGCGCAAGGGAATGACTGTGTATGACGTATGATGTGTTCGAGATTGCTAATCTCGCATTCCCGGAATGTGTTTTCATCTGTAATATTAGGGCCCTAGTTAAAAAAATTCTGACGAAAAACTAAAAGGGGGTGAAATTGCCGCTTATGATACTATCTTCCAAAATAGTGCTGGATAATTTGTTTCTGCAAAGCTGTTTTCAATATTTCTCCATACACATTCCTGCAGATGTTCTGCATAGCGGATCCACCTTACGACAAGACTCTCCTGCAGCTACAGAGTTTCTTATCGGGTCTATTCTGCAACGAGAAGTTACTTAGAACTAAGAAATGGAATGCACTTCATGAAAAAGTAATTACTAAACAGAATTGCAATGTATTCTTTAGCACCCTTATCATTTTAGCAAATTTATACAGCAAGATAATTCTTCACGCGGTTTCTCCTGTACCTTTCCTCCCTCTGCCTACAGAAAAAACCAAACCCTCCTAGTCGCCGCTCCTTGCTCTGGCTTGGGATCGACGACAAACCAACCCCAAGCCGAGTGTTTTGTGCGTGCGCGGGAGGATATGTGGTTTAGTCGTCCACTCTACGCCAATAATTTTTCGTTTGAGATCAAACATTTTTGCATGTGGTCCAACATCCTTAGGGATAGGGTGTTGCATTTCCACCTATATGTCTCAGATTCGAAACTACCCCTCCACTAAATTTTTGTAACAGTTTCAACCCCTCCCCCTACCTTTAGTAATAAATTAaagccacttaatactacagtctaatgatatttctcttcacttgtaagtgagaggttatatgttcaattctcgccaaatgtgtatttgaacaacattattgttaatcttttagtgtagataatatcgcttatcgaaaaaaaaaaaaatttattttatttttacatgtGATCCAATATCTTATTAGATAGTGTGTTAGGTTTCCTACATCCCGAGTTCAAAACTCTTAATTCCCTATACAAGTTTCGAATCCTTTCCTCaccttaaaaataataaaagtttcCGTTTGGAATCTTAACGACGTCGTTCTGCTTTTTTTACCGGCTATATTTTACGACCTCGTCAAGACCGACATATCCGTTTAACGTTACAAGCAATGCAGAATAAAAAAGGCAATGTGACCGTTACATGATCCCAAATTCAAAAACCACATCGAAACGAAACcctcacccaaaaaaaaaaaaccgaaattcAGATAGATGAGAGAAGAAGCTCAACAGCAGGATCAGCTAGCAATGGCGACAGCAGAAGAGAAACTGCAGCAGCTCCGGTCCAAAGCCACGGAGCTTCTCCTGCGAGAAGAATGGCAGGAGTCCGTACAAGCATACTCTCACTTCATCACCCTCTGCCAATCCCACATCTCAAATTTCCCTCAAAACCCCAACCCCGACCCCGATCATCTGCCCAAGCTCCGAAAATCCCTCTGCCTTGCCCTCTCCAACCGGGCCGAAGCGCGATCCAGGCTCCGAGATTTCGCTGAAGCATTGAGGGATTGTGATCGGGCATTGGAAATCGAGAGGGCCCATTTCAAGACTCTTGTCTGCAAAGGCAAGATCTTGCTGAATCTGAACAGGTATTCCATGGCGCTGGACTACTTTCGAACAGCTCAGCTCGACCCGCAGGCTAACGGGAGCTCTGTGGACCTTGATGGGTACTTGCAGAAGTCCAAGAAGCTCGAGCTGATGTCTAGAACTGGAGCTTTTGATCTCTCTGAatgggttgttaacgggtttcGTGGGAAGCCTCTGGAACCGGCTGAGTACATTGGTGCAGTGCAGATCAAGAAATCGGAGATTAGAGGGCGTGGACTGTTTGTGACGAAGAACATTGATGCCGGAACTTTGGTTTTGGTCACGAAAGCGGTTGCTACGGAGAGGGGAATTTTTCCTGGTCAAGATTTGGACGAGAATACACAATTGGTCATGTGGAAGAACTTCACTGAAAAGGTGATGGACTCCATGGCTAAATGTTTGAGAATCCGCGATTTGATTAGTACATTGTCGAGTGAGGAAGATGAGGATGAGCTTGAGGTCCCTGAGATCAATCGATTTAAGCCCGAGGCGAAGCACAATGGCGGCTGCCATAATGAGAAAGAGCATGAAGCGAGCAGGATTTTGAGCATACTGGATGTCAATTCACTTGTTGAGGATGCAGTTTCTTCCAAGGTTTTGGGGAAGAACAACGATTACTACGGTGTTGGGCTGTGGGTGCTGGCTTCATTCATCAACCATTCATGTGTTCCGAATGCAAGACGTATGCATGTAGGAGATTATGTAATGGTTCATGCTTCTAGAGATGTCAAGGCCGGGGAGGAGATAACATTTGCATATTTTGATGTGCTTTCACCATTGGAAAAGCGCAACGAAAGTAGCAAGACATGGGGTTTTAGATGTAACTGCAAGAGGTGCAAGTTTGAGGAGAAActgtattctagagaagacttGAGAGAGATTGAGATGGGTCTCGAAAGAGGGATGGATGCCGGCGCAGCAGTTTACAAGCTGGAGGAAGGCATGAGGAGGTGGATGGTGAAGGAAAGGGAGAAAGGGTACTTGAGAGCATCGTTTTGGGAAGCATGCTCTCAGGCTTATTACTCAGAGAAGTCGGCAAAGGGGTGGGGAAGACGCATACCGCCAATGGAGACGGTGGTTGATAGCGTTGTGGAAGCGGTGGGAAGCGACAAGAGGGTGCTGAAGATGGTGGCGGAGAAGTTGAAGGGACGTGGTGGAGGAATGGTGGAAATGGAGAGAGCTATGAAGTTGGGAAGAGGGGTGTATGGGAAAGTAGTGAAAAAGCAAGCAATGAAGACTCTTCTTGGTTTAGGCATTCTTTAATTAAAGCTATTAACTAATAGCCTAAATTTTCAATctttatattttcttatattagCAAATAATCCACTGATGATCTGATTTCTTGTTCAACcaatacaatttttttatttttcgacAAGTCGATATTTTGAACTACTCCAATTTGGGAGCAGATGATGACAATTTCGTCAATGGCGCACGGCTTGAAGCTTATATACTAGAAAATAGCTTTGGAATTGCTTTTACAGCAAATAAACGCCACGGAAAACCAGATAGAATTGTAGATCAGGAGATCagtttcttctccttcttcttcttctccttctcctctgGTCTTTCATCATCAATCCTGTCCTGGCTCGAAAAATTGCATGAAACCAGGGATACAGCCCGAAGCCGAAGAAAGCTTTGTAGAATATGTAGCAACAAGAAAACAGACGCGTAATGGTTACCAAGTCATAAAAGTCATGCTAACATCCATCAAAACTACCTCCAACAGAAGAAAGAATTCCAGAAATTACCTTCCAGACAGGCGTAAAGCAGCTAGCAGCCCGGCAAATTACGCAGAGCAGAGCAGCCGAGGAGCCAGCTTTCGCATCCTAGACAGGCGTAAAACACCAAATAGACTAAAGCCAACAAGAGGCCAACGTTGAAATTCATAACAACATGGTTTCCCAACACTGAAAACCCAAAATGCAGCATCTTCCGCAATCAATAACATTTATGTAAGACAAAGAGCTCTAGTGCATAATGCACCTacaacaaggctgctatttcttttCCCAAACAAATTGGACATATTTCTTATACTATGGGAACGATAGAAGCATCGTTCTAAtgtaaaacgaaacaaaactttCAAATAACTGGAACAAGCGAACGTTATTATACGAACACAACTTAGCAAGAAATATTAGAAAAAATCCCATTCATTCTaaacagaaacaaaaagaacgctgggaaaaattatattaataatCAATGAAAAAGAAATCTCTTTGTTCTAATGCAGAATGGAGAAAGGTTTATCAAGCCTCAGTTGAAGTCCTTCAATCTTTTCTTAAGCGTATCAATTGATTTCTTACGAGCACTTTGCTTGGTATTCCTGTTCGAAAGGCTCCCAAAAATACCATCAGCAGAATCCTTGAATTTCTCGCAGATACTAGCCACCTTTTTATAATCCAAAGCGTTGTAGTTTTTCTCCCTTATCACAGGATTCATGAAGTTCTCTGGCTGACTGCTCGACAAAAGGTTTATCAGCTGTCGTGCTTCTATCAAGCAACTTCTAAAACTACCTTCTTTGTAAATTTCGCTCAAGCCGGTACTGTGAAACCTCTCGTCTGCAAAATTCTCCAACATCTTCAAATCATAGTTGATACCCATAACTGCATTAGCATTGAACCTCTTGACGCTATCACTTAGAAAAGTCGACACTATAGTGTTAGAAATGTGTTCGAGAGCCCCACTCCCGACCTTGTATAAAGCATCCAAAGGTAAAATTTGTTGTGCCGTCGACATAAGAGTATCGAGGTAAATAACAACTTCATTTATACACTCATTTCCATTCTGTGGCATTTCCTCCATAGTCCAATTGATATTCTCTGTAAGTGCCATGAACTCATCCAACTTAGTGTTTACAAACTTCAGCAAAGCAAGATAAGCTTCATCCCTTGAAGTCTTTAGAACCACCTTAGCAGTTAAACTAGCTTGAGGCCTCTCAACTGAACGGATTGGGATCCGACACAGTTGGGCTGCATGACGAAGAAAATAGTCACAAGCTCTTTCAAGTACCGATATGTTTGCAGCAATCTGCATCGCTTGAGAGACACCAATGTTACCGCTTTGAATTGTATTAAGTATCACCTCATTTAACACATCAATCAAGAGTTTGTCCAGATACTTCCTCACAACATCATAATAATTAGTATGTGCCCCATGAGACAGGTAATCGACAGACCCCTTGATGAATGATCTGACAATTCGGCAGGTATCAGGTACTGCAGAGGAGAATGGTGCAATATACGGAAAAGCCGGTATTATGTCTGATGTCTGGAGATTGAATGACAGGACATTACTTTCGTAGTCAGTGTCCTTTTTCAAGACCATCTGCTCGTAGGTATCATTGGCAATAACATTTGCGATTTGTTTACGACACTCTCCTGAAAGAAGCTCGTGGTATTTCTTTCGGCTCTTGTCAAGCGTCTCAAGAAGTGGTCCCACTTCGTATCCATATTGTCTAAGAGTAGAGCCAAGAAGAGTCACATAATCCTTTACCAAAAGAAGATGGGTTGCAGAATTCATAAGGGAGAATTGTTCCTCTACCAGAGACTTCATTTTCGCTAAAGCCGTGTCCCACATTGTTTCAACTTGCTCGGCTAACAGCAGGCCCCCAGCAGTCCTCAATACCCGATCCTCCACTATGAAGTATCCAGCAATTTGAGCCAAAAAAGTTTGGTAGGATTCAACAAAAGGCTGTGCTGAAGAGATCTGCAAGTCTGAATTAAGCTGCAACAATCGATTTCTGTAGTAATATTCCCAAAACTGGTCTTGGATTCCAAGGCAACTTTGGATGTGATATGCCCTGTATAGAGGAGTCAAATCAACCTTCAAAATAGATTCTTCAACAATCTCTTCAACATCTAAAGTATATGCGAAATCTCCCAGCCCCGAAATATTCTGCTCCTCAACTACCCTTTGGAGTTCGAGAATTTCCTCAGCCTTCTGACGGGCAGATGCAGCATGGCCTATTGCGGTTTGTCCAATATCCTTTGCAGAACTCCTTATGTGAACCAGCCATTC
Proteins encoded in this window:
- the LOC126595068 gene encoding methyltransferase FGSG_00040-like, whose translation is MREEAQQQDQLAMATAEEKLQQLRSKATELLLREEWQESVQAYSHFITLCQSHISNFPQNPNPDPDHLPKLRKSLCLALSNRAEARSRLRDFAEALRDCDRALEIERAHFKTLVCKGKILLNLNRYSMALDYFRTAQLDPQANGSSVDLDGYLQKSKKLELMSRTGAFDLSEWVVNGFRGKPLEPAEYIGAVQIKKSEIRGRGLFVTKNIDAGTLVLVTKAVATERGIFPGQDLDENTQLVMWKNFTEKVMDSMAKCLRIRDLISTLSSEEDEDELEVPEINRFKPEAKHNGGCHNEKEHEASRILSILDVNSLVEDAVSSKVLGKNNDYYGVGLWVLASFINHSCVPNARRMHVGDYVMVHASRDVKAGEEITFAYFDVLSPLEKRNESSKTWGFRCNCKRCKFEEKLYSREDLREIEMGLERGMDAGAAVYKLEEGMRRWMVKEREKGYLRASFWEACSQAYYSEKSAKGWGRRIPPMETVVDSVVEAVGSDKRVLKMVAEKLKGRGGGMVEMERAMKLGRGVYGKVVKKQAMKTLLGLGIL
- the LOC126595067 gene encoding exocyst complex component SEC15A-like gives rise to the protein MESKARRRIPTENGDTGEDLVLATLIGNGDDLGPIVRHAFEMGRPESLLHQLKHVVKKKEVEIEELCKTHYEEFILAVDELRGVLVDAEELKGQLSSDNFKLQEVGSALLIKLEELLESYSIKKNVTEAIKMSKNCVQVLELCVKFNKHISEGQFYPALKTLDLIEKNYLQNIPVRTLRMVIEKRIPIIKLHIEKKVTSQFNEWLVHIRSSAKDIGQTAIGHAASARQKAEEILELQRVVEEQNISGLGDFAYTLDVEEIVEESILKVDLTPLYRAYHIQSCLGIQDQFWEYYYRNRLLQLNSDLQISSAQPFVESYQTFLAQIAGYFIVEDRVLRTAGGLLLAEQVETMWDTALAKMKSLVEEQFSLMNSATHLLLVKDYVTLLGSTLRQYGYEVGPLLETLDKSRKKYHELLSGECRKQIANVIANDTYEQMVLKKDTDYESNVLSFNLQTSDIIPAFPYIAPFSSAVPDTCRIVRSFIKGSVDYLSHGAHTNYYDVVRKYLDKLLIDVLNEVILNTIQSGNIGVSQAMQIAANISVLERACDYFLRHAAQLCRIPIRSVERPQASLTAKVVLKTSRDEAYLALLKFVNTKLDEFMALTENINWTMEEMPQNGNECINEVVIYLDTLMSTAQQILPLDALYKVGSGALEHISNTIVSTFLSDSVKRFNANAVMGINYDLKMLENFADERFHSTGLSEIYKEGSFRSCLIEARQLINLLSSSQPENFMNPVIREKNYNALDYKKVASICEKFKDSADGIFGSLSNRNTKQSARKKSIDTLKKRLKDFN